From the genome of Malus sylvestris chromosome 6, drMalSylv7.2, whole genome shotgun sequence, one region includes:
- the LOC126624944 gene encoding vesicle-associated protein 2-1-like isoform X1 — protein MSAGGGKQLISVLPDELKFLFELEKQSFCDLKVVNNTEHHVAFKVKTTSPKKYFVRPNTGVIQAWDSCVIRVTLQAQREYPPDMQCKDKFLLQSTTVPPNTDVDDLPQDTFTKESGRVLEECKLRVVYVASGAQGNSEDEAMRSSMHSLDTNSNQAFQRLKEERDASVRQTQQLQQELDTLKRRRFRKGDPGFSFTFAIFVGLIGLMVGFLLKLSLSSPTTE, from the exons ATGAGTGCCGGTGGTGGTAAACAGTTGATTTCTGTTCTTCCTGATGAGCTCAAATTCCtat TTGAGCTGGAAAAGCAAAGCttttgtgatctaaaagttgtcaATAACACAGAACACCATGTTGCTTTCAAG GTTAAAACTACTTCACCTAAGAAGTATTTTGTACGGCCCAACACTGGTGTTATACAGGCTTGGGATTCATGTGTAATCAGAG TCACCCTCCAAGCCCAACGAGAATATCCTCCAGATATGCAGTGCAAAGATAAATTTCTTCTACAAAGTACAACAGTGCCTCCAAATACTGATGTTGATGACCTTCCACAAGATACT TTCACTAAGGAAAGTGGAAGGGTTTTAGAGGAGTGCAAGCTTAGAGTTGTGTATGTCGCTTCGGGCGCTCAAGGAAACTCAGAAGATGAAGCTATGAGGAGCTCCATGCATAGTCTTGATACTAATTCT AATCAGGCTTTTCAGCGCCTGAAGGAAGAAAGAGATGCATCTGTTAGACAAACACAGCAACTTCAACAGGAACTG GATACACTGAAGAGGCGAAGATTTCGGAAGGGTGACCCAGGCTTTTCCTTCACCTTTGCAATTTTTGTGGGACTTATTGGACTCATGGTTGGCTTCCTTTTGAAACTTTCATTGTCCTCACCAACTACAGAATGA
- the LOC126624944 gene encoding vesicle-associated protein 2-1-like isoform X2: protein MSAGGGKQLISVLPDELKFLFELEKQSFCDLKVVNNTEHHVAFKVKTTSPKKYFVRPNTGVIQAWDSCVIRVTLQAQREYPPDMQCKDKFLLQSTTVPPNTDVDDLPQDTFTKESGRVLEECKLRVVYVASGAQGNSEDEAMRSSMHSLDTNSAFQRLKEERDASVRQTQQLQQELDTLKRRRFRKGDPGFSFTFAIFVGLIGLMVGFLLKLSLSSPTTE from the exons ATGAGTGCCGGTGGTGGTAAACAGTTGATTTCTGTTCTTCCTGATGAGCTCAAATTCCtat TTGAGCTGGAAAAGCAAAGCttttgtgatctaaaagttgtcaATAACACAGAACACCATGTTGCTTTCAAG GTTAAAACTACTTCACCTAAGAAGTATTTTGTACGGCCCAACACTGGTGTTATACAGGCTTGGGATTCATGTGTAATCAGAG TCACCCTCCAAGCCCAACGAGAATATCCTCCAGATATGCAGTGCAAAGATAAATTTCTTCTACAAAGTACAACAGTGCCTCCAAATACTGATGTTGATGACCTTCCACAAGATACT TTCACTAAGGAAAGTGGAAGGGTTTTAGAGGAGTGCAAGCTTAGAGTTGTGTATGTCGCTTCGGGCGCTCAAGGAAACTCAGAAGATGAAGCTATGAGGAGCTCCATGCATAGTCTTGATACTAATTCT GCTTTTCAGCGCCTGAAGGAAGAAAGAGATGCATCTGTTAGACAAACACAGCAACTTCAACAGGAACTG GATACACTGAAGAGGCGAAGATTTCGGAAGGGTGACCCAGGCTTTTCCTTCACCTTTGCAATTTTTGTGGGACTTATTGGACTCATGGTTGGCTTCCTTTTGAAACTTTCATTGTCCTCACCAACTACAGAATGA